The window ACATATTGGTATGAAATTATGTGGTCAGAGTCCATCAATATGGCCAGAGTCCATCAATACGAGCATGTGAAATCATTACGAACATGGTCCACCCATATGAATATACTGTAGtctaataatatgaaaatggtccatcaatataaatatattttatcagtaTGGACAGGTGGCATAGACTTGATCGTGCTCATTAAATAGGATTTGTTCTATATAATGTAGAACTTATGCCAATAAGTGCTACATTTCCTTGTTAtcatttcatttaaaagataATATGGGTAGGTCTACTAACTACTAATGCAAGTGGCTTGAGGAAGTTAAATACAACTGTGAACTTGAGACATCAAGGTATTATTGGTTCCAACACAAATGCAAAACACTATTAAAATTTCAATAGTGTATGCTGATGCTCAATTTCAGTTACAGTAATACAGCAGTGCAGTTGAGTAACACAGCCACATAGCAATATAACACAGCCACATAGCAATATAACAgactttttttcaaataatttattgaaTATCATTTTAGAAGCGTTTGCCTATATGCATCACCTAAGTTTGATTATGTCATCACTTTTATTGTTCTAATATAATTCACAGTGCTGAATTTTCTTCGAAAGCAGTTACCAAAATTCAGCAACATCATTAAAGTTTTCACGGGTTCCTCAATACGCTTGCACATGTACCAGAAAAACTCAAATTCCCAATGTGAAATATTCGCTGCATTAAAAGAAAAGCTTCAGATTTGGAATTTTAGTCAAGTTGCGAATCTAAAAAACAAATTCTACTCAACCACCGCTAAGAGAACAGTCAGTGATCCGCCCACTTCCAACTAAGTCATTACAAATTGTATGGCCTACCATAAGTTCTAGCGCATAAGTCGAAAGTTGGACACCAGATTTCAAGTGTAAAAAGCCATCCTCGACTTATACTTCTAGTACAATTTACCTTCACAAAACCAtagcaaatcaaaattacatgatatgacaggatttatttataaaatattaaaatactagtaatcctaTTCAACATGAGATGGATCATACATTAAGTCCCAATTTTCACAATTCAAATTATCACCGCTACAATTCTCTTCAGGAATAACATTTCTTTtgaaatttaatgtttttttcgTAGTGTCTGCCCAATAAACCCAAACTTCGGTAATAcatttgacacatccactatcgttcatccatcctttttcttgtCCATGAATCACGATTCCTGACAGAAATCTGTTTTGCGGCATGACTTTTCAGTTACAAACGTGCATATTACCAAAGGTGGGAATATGCAGTTATAACAGATTCGTTCTATCAGCGAGGCGGGCCAATACGATGGTGAAGTactgtttgaaaatttttgttaattgCTGTGCATATTGCCGACAGAACAAATAAACATGGGCGTTTTTGAAGGCCATTTTTTCAGCTACGCATCACCCACCCCTTATGCCGACTCAGCTATTAGCGATCAAATGATTTGAGCCAGAGAAGGAGGTCGACAAATACAGCAAGTACATGTTAAAACCAGGttttttaaaccaaactttaAAACACCAGCGTTCCTGTGTCCTTGCATTTGTCTCACTGCATTTTCCTATAGTTTGGTGTTCTTGCAAGAATGATCATTGTGTTGCTATTACAAATGGTCTGTATTTGAAAGGCGCTTAAAGATGGCTCAAATACATTGTTGTTGCTTGTGAAGATTAGTTGTTTTGAGGCTGGGCAGTTTTGTAGCATACTTGGTCATTTTGAAGtttttgtgtttatttattGATTGGTGCATTTTTTGGTCCGTTATGTGATTAAGGCTCATTTCCCAAATTGTTTTATGTATTTGCGATGCTAGTGTTTATAATACTTACTACACTACAGCCAGCAGCTGTTGGGGTACAATGTCTATCCATGATATCACATATCATATTTCCATCATCATGTTCAGCACAGACAACAAACTGTATGGCTTATAAAAAGATCAGCTCATTTTACAATTGGCTGTTTAGCCAGAGCAAAGCATTCTGGCGTAATGGGTTTTTATCAACTTTGCTGGGTTCTGTTGTCAGTTAATATAACTCAATCAGATAGAAAAATTTAATCGATACCACTTAGTTGTCGCTGGTAAAAAATGGTATCTAAATTTAATAGATGGTTGTCAGAAATGGTCATACATACTGTAAATTCGCGCATATACGCCGAGTCGACTTGTATGCGCGAATTACGGGAGAGATCGTCGACTTGCTGATAAAACGCAGAAAATAAGTAGCTGCTTAATTATTCAGACATGCCCAATGACAGTCGATTTGGGCAGGTGTTGGAGTGTCGGACTACCAAAcagaatgtcacgagttggagtctcGCTGAAAGTGATGTTTATCCTAACCTTTAATCCTGGCTTCGGACGGATGGGCAGAGAGACAACGCTTTTATTATGATAGAGATATCTTTTTGGTTAACTTTTTTAGACAAGCATTTTTTCTTTGTGGAGTAGACCTTCCTGTGTAGGAAAAAGTGAAAACAATCGATTCAAATTGACATTAAAGGTGTACGATTCCCTTAACgtaaaattaccgtaatcatTGTCCCCAAACCaaataaaagtgataaaaaagagaaaagtgaAGGATAATACAAACTATTTCAAATCACGGACACTGTTaagttattaaattaaaaagtcaagtttaattttttcttaTTTAATGGGCTTAATGGGTGAGTTTGGGCAGATCtaggaatggattaggcaatttacatgaattttactattcgtataacataaaatcactataacgtaaacattctcGGAACATTCTAGAAGAGTATACTGTATTAAATTAAAATGCCATTTGTTCAAGCTTGACCCATCCATTGACAGTAATGGAAGTCATTATCTTGGCACTATTAAAAAGAGATCTATCATGCCAAGCTATGAGAAACATCTCATTCTGGCTACAAATTCTTAATTTTATTGCATGATACCCTTTTCAACTGTTTATATTCTGGAACTGTTGATGCAAGAATCTTGGATGACATAACCATAGACTCATAGTGCAATACTTGAACAGTCTGTATTTGCATGAAAGGTCCAATTTCAACGACGGAAGATTCAATATCTTAATATCAATGAACAAGTTTCTTGGGGCAGCCCATTGGATAAACAAGGATCTTCAATGAATAAACAAGAACAATCCTTTTAGCAAGCGCTAAGCAACCAGATGAGATTCATATTCAATGCAATCTATAGATAAAAGATAATGCGAATTCAAGTTAGGTTTCTGGTATGGGGCTAATTTTATATGCTTAGGacaaaatgatgcaataaaaaaGCCTGAACAGCTAGCAAGTCACAATGTTTTTAAACAAACGAAAACAAGCAGTAAGGACTGATAAGCAATTATGGGTATCTGGCAATGAGACAACTTAAAAAATTCAACTCTGCTGACAAATAAGGCACAAAACGCTTCATTGGGTAAGGATAACCATGaattatgaaataaataaaactgttaGAGTTTTCTACTGGGGTGGCCAGTTTACTGTTTGAGCGAAGAAATGACTATATGCAGCAACTAAAAAGCTGTGGTAGATCTAGCTGCAGCATTTCTTTTAATGTACACGAAAAATGTAAAAGCTTGACTACACTTGATTAATTCCAAAGATACAATAGAATGGCTGTGCATAAAGGTATAGACTTGTTTCAAACTTAAAAAGCTTCTACGCATATATTATCTGGACTTCAGAGTTAGTGATATCCCTGCTGTGAAGCTGAATTTCATAGAAGGGATTTCGTTAATGCATGagtcaaattacagttattaaAGAACTGACTAATATTACTGCACGATCGGCTTATTCTCTTTCTTTTTCACCAAACTCAAACAATACGCAACCAACCACAACAGCTTTCAATAAACATTAAACTCTAAAGCGGATAAGAAATGGTCTCAGCTTACGCACTGCAATGTTGACAACAGAGCCCATTTTATTGCACGAAACCTAGTGAAAAAAATTAACTGCCGCTATgacaaaaaaagtaaaaaccGACATAATACTTTGCATCACTTGCAAAGTTCAATTTACTTTTTGCACAGCCAACTACTTCTAgtgaaaaaaaacaattattttatttactgtcGCAAGACAACAAGTATAATTATTCGACAGCAGTCAAATCAAAACGAGAAGCAGcctttttcaaaaaataaaacagttttgctAAACATCGTCGACGCAATGACGATGTGCAGGACTTCTTATGGAGGGCGTGTCTTATTAAAGTGAGGCGTTTCACGTTGCACGGGAATCAATTCAGTACTTACATATACTGTACCTATTTGTGTAAACGGCAAGTCGTAAAACTGGTAACGAGGAACAATTAGAAACCATTGCAAAATATAACTGATGATACCAAAAGCATAACTATAAGGGTTTTATTGTGCTGTTGACACTTCACACGTTGGTAAACATGCACAAAAACTTACCAAGTAAAAACAACGCCTATTTAGTTTGTATAAAGCGATTAAAGCCGCTTTCAATTTTGTGTGAATCCGAAAAAATATGAAGGCCGGGCGTCGGAGAGGTTTGCAGCGCTTTTCCTTATAGGTAATTGATCTGTACGCGTaaggtcaggtataattgcagtggctcaaaacctggtcagtttctgggtcgttttgtaggggtggagcttaatccggaaatacaaaagctttaaagttagtcgaaccactgcaaacgtttagttgttgataaatcgagtagttatctttttgtttaacaaaatatcacgtaagcatcttttccaagcaaatttttaattacaaatatgagttcttttagcaaaataacatagagtatttacatagctgtttatcgtagttttttcttgttaagaataaatggtaacacgctcacaaaacggaaaaaatcttctcaaaaatacaccattaattattctgtattcgtttatatttgaaaaatagttatatatttttttaatatgaatacacttttgtaaagcggtattacataaaatattgaaaagttacgattatgttctgaacaaagaaaatgcatattaaaacggttgtccactttgttaccattctgagagcctaaaatgattctattttaattcactgtaaatattagtattagcatctcgttaggcattgattgtaaaaatgaaggcaacagaagacatcagttttttatctttactgtatttgctgcaagcacacacttttttaacaactaactttatattactaccaagtctcaactgtagcacattttgaaacaacgacagtatgtagctacctaaggaacaaccatttaattgtgtatctcaaattttatttgaacttgttactacaatggtgcgccgtcagtagcaccgccaggcctaggctgtatctcatctgtttggttcacaaaaagtgtaggagaggaggcaaggtaaagcaagtttttgtagtcttctgcaatgcagggcagttatatttttggactagacagcctgcctgtgatcagtagtcctcagtagtcagagtcgcttactgcttgcaatttgtcttaaaaaattaattgaaatgcactgcatattcatattgcttcaagacctcagtgggtcatcatgtattcataactgactttttgtattcatcatttcatcttctatatagacctacctacaggcctcccgtgcctgtagtcggcaatcATGTCAGTAGGTTATCgaagcctcgatagctgaatgacatgatcgctgacgacagtcaacttctacgaggagcctgagggcctaccaaatatatatttttaattgcggtgcatttaagcattatgccgcTCCTTCTTGCCTCATTGTTAGACGAGTCTGAGCAAGCtatcaaagcccatgaaatcgaatatggcaacaagttttacacaaaccatgaggacggcatattcaacaagcataaaagactttttgaaggtaatctcatatccttaaagcactttttcttcactgcctaatttgtgatcttgcgttgaaaatgaacattttatacctcggatattttagtgtaaccttgatgttgaagtgtaaccttgattgtaaaatgtaggcctatgcttggttgttgtgcaatagaagtacatgtcaatagtagcttatatgtttttatgctgcagtttgatgaagccctttttggtttatttttgtaccatgtgatctatgacgtcacaggccctacttgaagcagagttgacacaattttcatcagttcactagcaactcacactggatacacaccatctaagtctcagcaataaaggattactctctatagacactcaactcttaagcttaatttgacgaagtggatattcgtgtatatacagacatgcagtggattacgatcaagcttatagtgcagccttgattagaagatatacatggacttcagtgtacaagcattggcatgcaattgagatgacattaaaaatcattgtatatattaataactacaatcaagcaagcaataaatgtatcaagcatcatatacatgcagcagttagttcccaattgagtgttagcaatcaagtaaggctaaaaacctacaacgtcttcagccaatgaatctaaaaaatctgtaccatgtttcttaattttaaaattttatctgctctaatttagcaaggtgaagatatttggagaggtaAGAACGTCATCCATGACAGTCAaagctatttatgtatgtatggcgaagaaaaagagtatggcgaagaaaaagagtatggctgcatgtacggccctgaaagacagcaaacccagaaggaaaagtacaaagaacagcggagggtaagttaccggtacaccaataatattttactcagcctattataagggatatttttggacagcaaaactcggtcattgtatgtccaatatatttagacagggctatccttccatgtctttgcaaatgcacagatagtatagtatggattttacatagagatgatgaataatatttattacttttatggattttaaattgttttatttctgaaatagctatcttgtaacaaaagcatgcgtgcacatttatattcttgtaagccaaaatcagagaatgcagtaaatctaagtctacactactgtgagggttgcgacatgtctaagttgtattcgatactttgctttcggtctcacaatacatcaaagttcaaaaacattttctcttattttaatttatctactctctcatagaaatttggtagaattgcaaagaaacacggacttgattggaatgctcagataccatatccttgacccaatagccagtgaagtttacggcaatctgtctcatttttcttgagaatttctcatcccgaggcctcacacatgcgccagatagtattatatcgcagttcacacctttggttaaacttggacgtaatattttattttacatttaatatttcacacctaaaatttgcaaaaacaatcattaaaagcaagataaaatgaatgcttattttggagccctggcaacaaggcctttgtttggactcttttgccaatttgaatttagttagattgtgcccacaaatataaatatgctatacatgtgcataaattcatatatgttgtcacatggtgtcgatatacataatttacgtattgtttatatttttagtcacagaatccaacaaagagaccgcatcctcaagacaatacatctgatagtaacacggaggtactcactcacataaccagcaataaaattttaggcaaattgtgcaatattaattatggttaaatgtggaatttcattggtaggcgcatcttcaagccatttatagccctagattagttgctagaaaaacgtgaagttatagtaggataatgcagaagaaccccttgtgtaggcaggattaggtttcagaaacaaattatttgctgccaactgcgatatttgttaagttgcctgttcacacccagccaaacgttcaatgcctcgagcattctgatttatagctcaagataaggaggaaacgcagtgcttgctcaggatgggtaggagtaagagcagaggctatgtgagcttccatagatgtggggagcatctacgaaacgccacaaacgacagcattatagatgtaactcagacacctgatgttactttcatacctaacattccggtgagtggtaatattcagtaactcagttttaaaattagaaccctgttgcatgatgcttttgtgtcactttagtgtaagtgctcagtgtctgaattggagagAGTTGTGCAGCGATGTTCCCAAGTctttgattccagatttgtaaagcatatcaaatcgctgacatgcgttttgctccaaatcaaatcacttagaagggtgactgctcagctttcaaataaaatgaaattaaaaccatcatccactatgtaattgatggttttaatttgatttaatttacaaactgggtaatccatttttatggtgctttgatgccaatctcacgattggtgatttgatgtaatgtgcaaatctctaatcaggatttgggagcatctctggagttgttatcaactctttgagaaattgataacaaggtgccacaacaccatccgattcatagactgagtacttaGACTAATTTCGCTGTTGTTTTgtacaagtcaactctatgggctaagtcggttgagcaatgtaggattggagaagatatatgaagccaggaaataattgtgaaataaaactactgtaaaaacagtaataaagtcaggaactagcaaaagcagatttgtccggttctttgagatcgccaaattaccttccagctaatcacaatgtccaatgtaactttccaatctacttcattaaattaacaaatagtattcctgtcaaagtcaaaaattgtcgcaaataatgccacttgaatactgcattcacagtactttacaagttcaaggagatgtaaatacacatgctatgattgtttttattttagatcaaggatctccaagaggagtttgcagggagtaagaaatgacagagcaaaaatgcttcctgaggctttctaatacaagcaatatctagataggcatagaGCAAGTTTGTTCCCCatagctgtgggtgaactggcaatgaagggaAGTCACGCCAGATggcatctggcgtgccctctacctcattgccaattcatctgcagccatagagaacaaacttgttctagataggaatacttttatatgcaaaatctcgaactgtttcagcttgtactgtgctcaattttgagtgaatatattgatcaaattaaaacatacctacatacataaaacattcaggattttcaacactgatttttttttaaataaaccagacttatattcacttattttcacatatctacatgtagtatatgtagcccttttctactgtgttattctgttctcatttgtgcttgttaaaggccttttatggctttggtgctgatgtggtagtaattaagttatgtgcaacattttctttttatatcaaataaagtaaaattattaaactttacgatttatcatgatagattcgtccgataactaaaacaacctacttcccatcattgttccagtggtccatcaccagacattttgtcattgcgcatcgacttttcaaacaatgtatgttgtacaacatcagcaatgccaatagacatacatcatgctgaaggttttgtgtgtgctgccctctgattttccagaattggctacattgtgcttgtggaggtaacgggaaagctgctaacaatgatgcacaacaattgccacatgcattatttatattggagcaagaaaatacatcatcatgccaacaaaaaaaaaaaatttttgctcaacaaatcaagaaaatttttttggtcacacaatgctgtacataaataataaatatataagcaaattgacaaatgaatacctacagagtgcggtcatgttcaaaatctaaacaaagttagttgttggagaagtcggtgtttgtagtaaagataagatagactaatgtcttctgttgccttttcacaatctttgtcttacgatacgctaacataaatagttacactaaaatgaaataaaatcttctttagctctcagaatggtagcaaagtagacaattgtttcaatgtgcattttatttggttagaacataatcacaaatattcaataacttatataataccgcgttacatacatgtaagtgcaatcatattacaacgtatgtaagacattttttatacacactgtataaacgaatacagaataattaatgatgtatttttgagaagattttttttccgtttcgtgagcatgttactatttcgtcttaacacgacaaaactacgataaacaactatgtgaatacgttatgttagtttgatgaaagatctcatatttttgattaaagatttgtctaaaacgatgtttatgctttattttgttacaaaaaaataataagattacagactcaatttctaaccgactaaacattggcacttgcttaaaacctcgtcgcttagtgccgacaaaacatttgcatttccggattaagctccacctctacaaaacgacccagaaactgaccaggttttgagccactgcaattatacctgacctaCGCGTAAATGGTGCAGGGTCGTCGTTTTGAATAGTTCTATGCAACTGGCAGTGGTTCGTTTGTTGACTGCTCTATATTGAGTAGATGGTCATGTTTAAAACAGTCTATTGAGTATAGATTTTTGGTACGGCTTGATCGATGCTAAATAGTTCAGCTTCCTCCAAGTGTATTTGCGAGTGATGTCAGCGAAAGGGTGCTGATTTTGTTTTTTCATCAACTTTTCCCGACACGTCGGTAGTTCGTTGAATTTTCATAATCATATAGAAATGAGACATATAGAGGAGAAAAGTTGCACGTTTGCAATGTTGGAGCGAATTGTTACttctaaaaactcatttttcCTGTAAAATACGTTACCATTTGAAACCGTTTGCAATCGCCCACAATATTGctgtggaagtcagcgctgactagccacttgcaagtgggttctgcgtacaagttgtcttacaccgaatgagtaatagctctcatgcacaactgtaattgttgcaaacaaaGTGTCTGGTGAATAATGGATTTTATTCACACAAGCTCTATAAACATGAAAGATAAACAGTTAgatacaattcactacaatcaagcgtaatgctgaaatgagttgcaaataataaatactcaaaacagttacacttgtaaatgtaagaatgttaagcaatattatatatgttaccaaagatatacaaagCTGCACAAACGTAGGTTAATGTTACCGCACTGTTCTTAATGCAGATTAAGAACGTAACTCTCAGTCTTTAGTTCTGTCGTTTGTAGTCTGTATCGctagctctgtgctctttgttccCCGTCTTAACACTGAAgcacctttgcttatatagcaagggctgagtgttaatCAACGGGCTTTCCACGCAAGCTGGCTTTTAAATTATAgggctaatctgagaatagctgaatGCTTATGGTAATTAAAGCAGCTCAGcttagtaaatccatcacaATATTAATGACGTTGAAGGAGAACCCATTGAAAAGACCATTTTTGATTTAGTTTCAGAACTGAGCATTCCAGAGTCCAACATTGTCCACATCAGCTGTGTTGGTAAGCAGCACGAGAATAAAACTCGCCCCGTCAGAATAGattttaaatctgaaattaataaatatagctTTTTAAGAAAGCTAAACTCTGCGCCAAAAGAGAAGAAAGCTATCGGTATCTCATCCAGAAAtcaaatataagataaaaaataataaaatatataaggtCTCAGGGGATGAATTAATTCAATGTTAAAATCTATTAGGCCTAAATGCATTACCTGGAATGCCAATGGTCTAAGAAATAGAACACACGAACTTAACCTATTAATCTACAGCTATTCCCCTGTCATCATAGCTATAACAGAAACCAAACTGGATACCAGTGTGCAAGATGGTGAATTAACAAATCTTTACATGATCTACCGCCTAGACCGGACTAAAGGCCCAGGCTTAGGCTGTGGTGTCCTTATAGCTATCAAAAACAGTTCCACTATAAACGTATTATGTGTAGATGAACTTGTGGATTCAGAAATTCTTActctcaaaataaatatacataattttaccttccatttttcttgtttttaccaTCAACCTTGTGTAAAAAACATTGATGGCCCACTCGACTGAGTTGAATTCCTTGCCAGCCCATTTTTTGTCATTACCGGTGACTTACCTGAGATACAGTGGCCTGGTAAGACCTTGAAATCCAGTCGAGACAGGAAAATGCATACTGATTTTCTTCACCTCCTTCAAACACATGATCTCCCCCAACCTGTTGATTTTCTAACACATATTAAAGGAAACACCCTAAACCTTATGTTGTCCTCCATGGAAATTAATAATGCCCATGGAGAGCCAAGCACATCTGACCATTTTTATGTGCACTTTGAGGTGAGCATACCTGATAGTCTCAAACAGGCAAACCTCTCCAAACTATTGCccgtttttaaatttaaatatagcCAAATTAATAACACTGAACTAACAATCCAATCCCAAGCCCTTGACAGACAAATAACTAATCTCATATCAATCAAATCCAACATTAACGACATTTGGCAATTCTTTAAAACTGGAATTATGGCAGCAGCTAAGGCCTCTATCCCTCATTTTCCCCTCAATAAATGCAAACAGAAATTTTGGATTAAACACACCAACATTAAAGAGATTCATAAAAGGAATATATTgtgtaaaacatttaaaaagtgcCCGACCGCCGACAATAAACAGATGCTCCAGCTTCagattaaaaaatgtaaaaaactagTTAGACAAGACTATAATAGCTTTCTAAATATCCATTTCTGCCTTTAATTGACGGAAGGCAACAATAAATCTCTTTTTAAATTCATATCTTCAAAAAGAGGATCCAGTAACACAGTCAAAACCTTGCACGACAACACTGGCAAACCATCTGATAATATAGCCAACACCTTTTCTGACACGTTTTCTTCCATTTTCACAGTTGATAATAGTGCTTATCCCATTCCCCCAACAAACGAAACTGTAGCAAACTCCACCAAACAGAAGACCAAGGCAATAACTGTTTCCAACGATGGTgtcttaaaacttttaaaacaacttaACCCTTCTAAGGCTGCTGACCCAGATGAACTGAGCACCTCGTTGCTGAAACACCTAGCCTCCTATATTGCACCCACTTTTACCAAGATAATGCAACACTCTTTATCCAACCATACTGTCCCTAAGGATTGGAA of the Watersipora subatra chromosome 4, tzWatSuba1.1, whole genome shotgun sequence genome contains:
- the LOC137393028 gene encoding uncharacterized protein — encoded protein: MKSNMATSFTQTMRTAYSTSIKDFLKQGEDIWRGKNVIHDSQSYLCMYGEEKEYGEEKEYGCMYGPERQQTQKEKYKEQRRSQNPTKRPHPQDNTSDSNTELKIRRKRSACSGWVGVRAEAM